The sequence CGACTTGTCGTCGTAGTGGCCGCGGAGGATGTCCTCCGACAGCGGATCCTCGATGTACTGCTCGATCGCTCGACGCAGCGGACGAGCGCCGAAGTCGGCGCTGGTGCCCTTGTCGATGAGGAACTCCTTGGCGTCGTCGGCCAGCTCGAGCTCGATGCCACGGTCGACCAGACGCTTGGTGACCTTGGCCAGCTCCAGCTCGACGATTTCCGTCAGGTGCTCCTTGTTGAGCGGACGGAAGACGATGACGTCGTCGAGTCGGCCGATGAACTCGGGGCGGAAGTAGCGCTCGATCTCCTTCATGAGCGTGTCCTTCATCTTGCCGTACGACTGCTCGTCGGCCGGGCCCTTGCCTTTGCCCTGAAGCCCGAACGGCGTGACGCCGCCCTTGATCAGGTCGGCCCCGATGTTGGAGGTCATGATCATGACCACGTTTCGGAAGTCGACATGCCGGCCGAACGAGTCGGTCAGTCGGCCCTCTTCCATGATCTGCAGGAGCATGTTGAAGACGTCGGGGTGACCCTTTTCGACCTCGTCGAGCAGGAGCACGCTGTACGGCCGACGGCGGATGCGCTCGGTGAGCTGGCCGCCTTCCTCGTAGCCGACGTACCCGGGAGGCGCACCGATCAGACGGCTGACGTTGTGCTTCTCCATGTACTCGCTCATGTCGATCGAGATGAGCGCGTCCTCGTCGCCGAACATGAACTCGGCCAAGGCCTTGGAGAGCAGCGTCTTGCCCACGCCCGACGGGCCGAGGAACAGGAACGAGCCCATCGGGCGGTTCGGGTCCTTCAGGCCGGAGCGAGCACGGCGGATCGTCTTGGCGATGGCGTTGATTGCCTCGTTCTGGCTGACGACCCGCTTGTGCAGCTCGTTCTCCAGCTCCAGAAGACGCTGGGCCTCTTCCTTCTCCAGGCGGGTCAGCGGCACGCCCGTCATCTTGCTGATGACCTCGGCGATGACCTCTTCGTCGACGACGCCGTCGACTTCCTTGGCCTTCTCACGCCACTGACGCTGCAGCTCTTCCTTCTTGGAACGCAGACGCTCGGCCTCGTCTCGGAGCTTGGCGGCCTCCTCGTACTCGGCGTTCTTGACGGCCTCGTCCTTGGAGATCGACAGCCGCTCGATCTGCTCTTCCAGCTCCGCCAGATTCGGCGGCTTGGTCATCGTCTTGAGCCGGATGCGGGCACCCGCCTCGTCGAGCACGTCGATCGCCTTGTCCGGCAACGACCGCCCGCTGATGTAGCGGTCGGACATCTCGACGGCCTCTTCGAGCGCCTCGTCGGTGATGCGGACGCGGTGGTGCTCCTCGTACTTCTCGCGAAGCCCGGCCAGAATCTTGACGGCGTCTTCCTTGCTCGGCTGGTCGACCTGGATCGGCTGGAATCGCCGGGCCAGGGCGGCGTCCTTCTCGATGTACTTGCGGTACTCTTCAAAGGTCGTCGCACCGACGCACTGGATCTCGCCGCGCGACAGGGCGGGCTTGAGCACGTTGCTGGCGTCGATCGCGCCCTCGGCACCGCCGGCACCGACGAGCGTGTGCAGCTCGTCGATGAACAGGATGATGTTCTTGGCCCGGCGGACCTCGTTCATGACGGCCTTGATCCGCTCTTCGAACTGGCCGCGGTACTTCGTGCCGGCGACCATCATGGCGAGGTCGAGCACGATCAGCCGTCGGTCGTAGAGGATCTCGGGCACGTTGTTGGCCACGATCATCTGGGCCAGGCCCTCGACGATGGCGGTCTTGCCCACGCCCGCCTCGCCCAGGAGGACGGGGTTGTTCTTCTGACGTCGGCACAGAATCTGGACGACGCGCTCAATTTCCTCGCTCCGGCCGATGACCGGGTCGAGTTGGTTTTCCTTGGCCAGTTCCGTGAGGTCGCGGCCGAAGGAATCGAGGGCGGGCGTCTGGCTCTTGCCCTTCTTGCCCTTGCGACCCTCGGAGCCGCCGCCACCGGCGGTGACGGTCTCTTCCTCGTCCTCGCCCTCGACGCCTGCGCCGAGGAGGTTGAGGACCTCTTCTCGGACCTCTTCGAGCTTGAGGCCGAGGTTCATGAGGACCTGAGCCGCGACGCCGTCGTGCTCACGGAGCAGGCCGAGCAGAAGGTGCTCGGTGCCGACGTAGTTGTGGTTGAGGTTGCGGGCTTCCTCGATGGCGTACTCGATGACCTTCTTGGCCCGCGGGGTTTGCGGGAGTTTGCCCATCGTGACCATCTCCGGGCCGGACTTCACGAGCTTTTCGACCTCGACGCGGACCTTTCGGAGGTCGACGTCGAGGTTCTTCAGCACGTTGGCGCCGACGCCACTGCCTTCTTTGACGAGCCCGAGCAGGATGTGCTCGGTGCCGATGTATTCGTGGTTGAAGCGCTGCGCCTCCTGGTTGGCCAGGGCCATGACCTTGCGGGCGCGGTCTGTGAATCGCTCAAACATGGTGGGTTTCGCCCTTCTGGAACATTTCGAAGCGGTCGCGTCGACGAGACGCTCCGCTGCGAGTTAGATCGGTCCGGTCTCACCATACGCCGCGACCGAGTCGCATGATCGGTCGTAGCTCCCCGAACCGGGGAGCCACGGACCGTGATTCGCGTGCCGAGCGGCCATCCGCGGTCAATTGACGCGGATGACGACCTTTCCGACGTGCTTTTGCGACGCGAAGTACGTGTAAGCCTCCTTGGCTTCACCAAAATCGAAGACTCGGTCGATCACCGGCTTGATCTGGTGACCCGCAACGGCCCGGTTCATCGTCTCGAAGCGGTGGACGCTGCCGACGTAGATGCCGCGGATGGTCTGGGCGTTGAGCAGCGCGGGCAGGATGCTCGGCTGCTCGTCGGGATTGGTCAGCAGGCCGATCAGCGACACCGTCCCGCCGACGCGGACGGACTGGAGCGACCGTTCGAGCGTGCCCGCACCGCCGACTTCGAGCACGTTGTCGACGCCGCGGCCGTCGGTCAGCTTGAGGACCTCGTCCTGCCACTCGGGGTTCTTGCCGTAGTTGACGACGTGGTCCGCACCGAGCTTCTTCGCCAGCTCGAGCTTCTCGTCGCTGCTGCTGGTGATGATGGTCGTGGCTCCGAGAGCGTTGGCGAACTGGAGGCCGAAGATGCTCACGCCGCCCGTGCCGAGGAGCAGGACCGTGTCGCCCGCCTGCGTGCCAGCCGATTCAAGGGCGTTCCACGCGGTGACGGCCGCGCACGGCAGAGTCGCGGCTTCCTCGTAGCTCAAGTGATCCGGCACCTTTACCAGTGAGTCCGCAGGCAAGGCGACGCGCTGCTGCAGCATGCCGTCCACGCCGCCGCCGAGGCCAGACCGGAGGGCCGTCTCGGTTGCGGGTCCGGCGAGGAAGTCCCGCATGAAGTTCGCTGCGACGCGATCGCCCACATTCCACTTCGAGACGTCTTCGCCGACTGCGACGACCTCACCGGCGCCGTCGGAGAGCGGCACGACGTTTTTCGTGTCGTTCCGCGGGTAGCCGCCCTTGGTGACGATGAGGTCTCTGAAGTTGAGGCTGCAGGCTTTGACCGCGACGACGACCTCGCCGCGTCGGGGTTCGGGGGTGGCGACGTCGACGCGTTCGAGCGCATCGGGGACGCCGGCGTCGGAGACAATTCGGTAGGCAGAGTGGTTGCTCATTGGATTGTTCGACTGTATGCGAACAATCGTTCTGGCGGCAAACTGCCACCCGGATTCGAGGTATGATTCCCCGTGCCTCGGCCGCTTTCGCATCCTGACATTCGCGACGTCGAGCTCGTCGACGTCCTTGCCGCACTGAGCGATCCGGTACGACTGGAGATCGTGCGGACGGCGGACGACTCGCCGGGACCGTTGCCGTGCAACGCCTTCTTCGAAGCGATCCCGCGGAGCACGCTCAGCCACCATTGGAAGATTCTGAGGGATTCCGGCTTGATCTGGCAGGAGACCAAAGGCACCACGCGGCTGAACAGCGTTCGTCGCGTGGAGATGGATGAGCGATTCCCCGGCCTGCTCGACGCTGTTCTGGCAGCGGCAGTCGATCGGTAAGCCGAACGCGGCCGATTGGAACGTGTGCCTCGCTGCTCCGGCCGCATCGGCCAAGTCGTTGTGATTGGTGGGGCGGGACGTTGAGTCGGCTCTGTTCGAGGCTTGCCCGCCGGACCGTGTTCGGGGACCATCGCCGTCGAACCCCCATTTCCAATCCATGAGCTTTCCCATCGACCTTTCGAGCTACAAGAAGATCGCCATTGACCCGGCTGCGTCGTCCATGACGGACGAGCAGCACGAAGCGATCAAGCACAACACGCAGCTCTGCCGTGACACGCTCGTCTTTTTCACCGCCATCGCCGCCGCCAAAGGGCTCGGCGGCCACACCGGCGGGGCGTTCGACATCGTGCCAGAGGTCATGATCGTCGACGCGATGATGCGGCACGACTCCAAGCCGATCGTCCCGATCTACTTCGACGAGGCCGGCCACCGCGTCGCGATCCAGTACCTCATGTCGGTCCTCAACGGCCACATGGAGCCGGATCGGCTTTTCCACTATCGCGAGTACAACCAGCATCTGC is a genomic window of Planctomycetota bacterium containing:
- a CDS encoding ATP-dependent Clp protease ATP-binding subunit, producing the protein MFERFTDRARKVMALANQEAQRFNHEYIGTEHILLGLVKEGSGVGANVLKNLDVDLRKVRVEVEKLVKSGPEMVTMGKLPQTPRAKKVIEYAIEEARNLNHNYVGTEHLLLGLLREHDGVAAQVLMNLGLKLEEVREEVLNLLGAGVEGEDEEETVTAGGGGSEGRKGKKGKSQTPALDSFGRDLTELAKENQLDPVIGRSEEIERVVQILCRRQKNNPVLLGEAGVGKTAIVEGLAQMIVANNVPEILYDRRLIVLDLAMMVAGTKYRGQFEERIKAVMNEVRRAKNIILFIDELHTLVGAGGAEGAIDASNVLKPALSRGEIQCVGATTFEEYRKYIEKDAALARRFQPIQVDQPSKEDAVKILAGLREKYEEHHRVRITDEALEEAVEMSDRYISGRSLPDKAIDVLDEAGARIRLKTMTKPPNLAELEEQIERLSISKDEAVKNAEYEEAAKLRDEAERLRSKKEELQRQWREKAKEVDGVVDEEVIAEVISKMTGVPLTRLEKEEAQRLLELENELHKRVVSQNEAINAIAKTIRRARSGLKDPNRPMGSFLFLGPSGVGKTLLSKALAEFMFGDEDALISIDMSEYMEKHNVSRLIGAPPGYVGYEEGGQLTERIRRRPYSVLLLDEVEKGHPDVFNMLLQIMEEGRLTDSFGRHVDFRNVVMIMTSNIGADLIKGGVTPFGLQGKGKGPADEQSYGKMKDTLMKEIERYFRPEFIGRLDDVIVFRPLNKEHLTEIVELELAKVTKRLVDRGIELELADDAKEFLIDKGTSADFGARPLRRAIEQYIEDPLSEDILRGHYDDKSKVVISRAKDDEDKPLDHLFFDAQKTEADEAKEEEQETVAAGDAT
- a CDS encoding NAD(P)-dependent alcohol dehydrogenase, with amino-acid sequence MSNHSAYRIVSDAGVPDALERVDVATPEPRRGEVVVAVKACSLNFRDLIVTKGGYPRNDTKNVVPLSDGAGEVVAVGEDVSKWNVGDRVAANFMRDFLAGPATETALRSGLGGGVDGMLQQRVALPADSLVKVPDHLSYEEAATLPCAAVTAWNALESAGTQAGDTVLLLGTGGVSIFGLQFANALGATTIITSSSDEKLELAKKLGADHVVNYGKNPEWQDEVLKLTDGRGVDNVLEVGGAGTLERSLQSVRVGGTVSLIGLLTNPDEQPSILPALLNAQTIRGIYVGSVHRFETMNRAVAGHQIKPVIDRVFDFGEAKEAYTYFASQKHVGKVVIRVN
- a CDS encoding helix-turn-helix transcriptional regulator — translated: MPRPLSHPDIRDVELVDVLAALSDPVRLEIVRTADDSPGPLPCNAFFEAIPRSTLSHHWKILRDSGLIWQETKGTTRLNSVRRVEMDERFPGLLDAVLAAAVDR